A genomic stretch from Ureibacillus composti includes:
- a CDS encoding dihydrolipoamide acetyltransferase family protein yields MPIENILMPQLGESVTEGTIERWLVAPGDQINKYDPLAEVITDKVNAEIPSSFSGTIKELIAKEGETLPVGAIVCTIEVEGDVVKSSEPKSPPDLSVTLSSTDAQPDGKQDVTAPMQKKQVVSGSKSRYSPAVLNLANTHNINLELVEGTGFEGRITRKDLMKLIESGNIPSTEMLQDKSVQETITQIQSLQEVAIPEKKVSTAAITAGNGDIEIPITAVRRAIANKMIQSKHEIPHAWMMMEVDVTNLVAYRNSIKNDFKHKEGFNITYFAFFVKAVAQALKEFPLINSVWAGDKIIQKKDINLSIAVATEEALYVPVIKNVDEKSIKGIAKDIQELSGLVRKGKLTTDHMQGGTFTVNNTGSFGSVQSMGVINYPQAAILQVEAIVKRPVIVNGGMFAARDMVNLCLSLDHRILDGLICGNFLNRVKDILENTNYEQMSVY; encoded by the coding sequence ATGCCAATTGAAAATATATTGATGCCGCAACTTGGAGAAAGTGTTACCGAGGGAACAATTGAAAGATGGCTTGTTGCACCCGGTGATCAAATCAATAAATACGATCCTTTAGCAGAAGTGATTACTGATAAAGTAAATGCTGAAATTCCTTCTTCATTTTCAGGAACAATCAAAGAGCTAATAGCCAAGGAAGGTGAGACCTTACCGGTCGGAGCAATCGTATGTACGATTGAAGTGGAAGGGGATGTGGTAAAATCTTCAGAGCCAAAATCACCTCCTGATTTAAGTGTGACATTAAGTAGTACAGATGCTCAACCTGACGGCAAACAAGATGTAACTGCTCCAATGCAGAAAAAACAGGTTGTATCAGGTTCAAAGTCAAGATATTCTCCTGCAGTATTAAATCTGGCTAATACCCATAATATTAACTTAGAACTTGTGGAAGGTACTGGATTTGAAGGGCGAATTACACGGAAAGATTTAATGAAGTTAATAGAATCAGGTAATATACCATCAACTGAAATGCTTCAAGATAAAAGTGTACAAGAGACAATCACCCAGATTCAGTCGTTACAAGAAGTGGCTATACCTGAGAAAAAGGTAAGTACAGCAGCTATAACAGCCGGAAATGGTGATATTGAAATCCCTATAACAGCTGTTCGACGTGCAATTGCGAATAAAATGATCCAAAGTAAACATGAAATACCACATGCTTGGATGATGATGGAAGTAGATGTAACGAATCTTGTAGCCTATCGCAATAGTATTAAAAATGATTTTAAACACAAAGAAGGATTCAATATTACTTATTTTGCATTTTTTGTGAAAGCAGTAGCTCAAGCTTTGAAAGAATTCCCATTAATCAATTCAGTATGGGCTGGAGATAAAATCATTCAGAAAAAGGATATAAACCTTTCAATAGCTGTTGCAACGGAAGAGGCTTTATACGTACCTGTAATTAAAAATGTAGATGAAAAATCAATTAAAGGCATTGCAAAAGACATTCAGGAACTCTCTGGATTAGTCCGAAAAGGGAAGCTTACAACTGATCATATGCAAGGTGGAACTTTTACCGTAAATAATACAGGTTCGTTTGGTTCAGTTCAATCAATGGGGGTTATAAATTATCCGCAAGCTGCTATCTTGCAAGTAGAAGCCATAGTTAAGAGACCTGTCATTGTAAATGGTGGAATGTTTGCGGCCCGAGATATGGTAAATTTATGTTTATCTTTAGACCACAGAATTTTAGATGGGTTAATTTGCGGGAATTTTCTAAATAGGGTGAAAGATATTCTCGAAAACACGAATTATGAACAAATGTCAGTCTACTAA
- a CDS encoding methylmalonyl-CoA mutase family protein: MKTIEFPIVNFDEWKEQAIKALKGRPFESLFTKTLEGITLNPLYTKEMLVEQIGDQLEKQIATVRTMQETNNFQPAQQIFGETADKFFENLQDSVNRGNKVLTIDSRVSFEWDEDQLFKLAQHLTVNSFKLIVKNQNDPILEVFNLIAKEERAAVNGYVVSEESITLDEYPNLRTLVANTTPYHYEGANAIQELALVLAIASKLSKQEESFNSFINKFFVNFAVDTQFFSEIAKLRAFRVLWKAFITAYGEEQNIAVPIVAETSLRSFSKLDVYVNLLRAGNEAFAALIGGADVFTVHPHDVLIKPTDKSIRIARNVVLVQKEESNVQNVLDPSGGSYFIESLTAEYVEKAWSLFLEIEDAGGIDQFIQTNKLGSLIEEVNTQRLQSVKTRKHSLIGTNIYADPQDELPSETNPLFSEVNRLAIPFENLRKQYSESKPKIGILTFGKLKDFKPRADFVKGFFATAGIVPSQSGEIETIEAAIEWLNNTDASYVVLAAKDEDTKSIVPALLKAKRNGLLLDVAGKYKEQEAEWKSTGLNGFIFAGQDIVEKLGTLAESLKEVQR; this comes from the coding sequence ATGAAAACAATTGAATTTCCAATTGTCAATTTTGACGAATGGAAGGAACAAGCAATAAAAGCTTTAAAAGGGAGACCATTTGAATCACTATTCACAAAAACATTAGAAGGGATTACTCTTAATCCTCTTTATACGAAAGAAATGTTAGTTGAGCAAATTGGGGATCAACTTGAAAAACAAATCGCAACAGTTAGAACAATGCAAGAAACAAATAACTTTCAACCAGCTCAACAAATCTTTGGTGAAACAGCTGATAAATTTTTTGAAAATTTACAAGATAGTGTAAATAGGGGAAATAAAGTTCTTACAATTGATAGCAGAGTTTCTTTTGAATGGGATGAAGATCAGCTATTTAAATTGGCTCAGCATCTTACTGTAAATTCTTTCAAATTAATCGTAAAAAACCAAAACGATCCGATTTTAGAAGTCTTTAATTTAATCGCTAAAGAAGAGCGTGCAGCTGTTAATGGGTATGTTGTTTCAGAAGAATCGATTACGCTTGATGAATATCCAAATTTACGTACATTAGTCGCTAACACAACGCCATATCATTATGAAGGTGCTAATGCTATTCAGGAATTGGCGCTTGTCTTAGCGATTGCTTCAAAGTTATCAAAACAAGAAGAGAGTTTTAATTCTTTTATAAATAAATTCTTTGTTAATTTTGCTGTTGATACGCAATTTTTCTCGGAAATTGCTAAATTACGTGCTTTTAGAGTACTGTGGAAGGCATTTATTACGGCCTACGGAGAAGAACAGAATATTGCCGTTCCAATCGTTGCTGAAACTTCATTGCGTAGTTTTTCAAAACTAGATGTTTATGTAAACCTTTTGCGTGCAGGAAATGAAGCATTTGCAGCACTAATTGGAGGGGCTGATGTATTTACGGTTCATCCACATGATGTATTAATAAAACCAACAGATAAATCTATACGTATCGCTCGTAATGTTGTACTTGTACAAAAGGAAGAATCGAATGTTCAAAATGTATTAGATCCTTCCGGTGGTTCTTATTTCATTGAATCTTTAACAGCAGAATATGTTGAGAAGGCCTGGAGTTTATTCTTAGAGATTGAGGATGCAGGTGGAATAGATCAATTTATTCAAACGAACAAATTAGGATCTCTTATTGAGGAAGTAAATACACAGCGTTTACAATCAGTGAAAACTCGTAAACATTCATTAATAGGGACAAACATTTACGCTGATCCGCAAGATGAATTACCTTCCGAAACAAATCCGTTATTTTCAGAAGTTAATCGTTTAGCAATACCATTTGAAAATTTACGTAAACAATATAGTGAAAGTAAACCGAAAATTGGTATTTTAACTTTTGGTAAGTTAAAGGATTTTAAACCTCGCGCAGATTTTGTTAAGGGCTTCTTTGCAACAGCCGGAATTGTTCCATCTCAATCAGGAGAAATTGAAACAATCGAGGCAGCAATTGAATGGCTGAATAATACAGATGCGTCTTATGTTGTATTGGCAGCGAAAGACGAAGATACAAAATCAATCGTACCTGCTTTATTAAAAGCTAAACGTAACGGACTTTTATTAGATGTTGCTGGAAAATACAAAGAACAAGAAGCAGAATGGAAGTCAACAGGCTTAAATGGCTTTATTTTTGCAGGACAAGACATTGTAGAAAAGCTGGGCACGTTAGCTGAAAGCTTAAAGGAGGTACAACGATGA
- a CDS encoding thiamine pyrophosphate-dependent dehydrogenase E1 component subunit alpha, whose amino-acid sequence MYETMLMARRIDERMWLLNRAGKIPFVISCQGHEATQVGAAFALDRTKDYVAPYYRDLGIVLHFGMTPKELMLSAFAKAEDPNSGGRQMPGHFGQKKNRILTGSSPVTTQVPHAVGVALAGRMQKKDFISFVTLGEGSSNQGDFHEGANFAGVHNLPVIIMVENNQYAISVPVELQVGKAKISDRGIGYGMPGVRVDGKNPLEVYKVVKEAADRARSGEGPTLIEALTYRLTSHSSDDDDRQYRTEEDIAEGKANDPIIHFQNYLKEMGVATNKLLEDINQRVMEQVNEATDYAEKAPYAEPEHALKYVYAEGDEA is encoded by the coding sequence ATGTATGAAACGATGCTAATGGCACGAAGAATAGATGAAAGAATGTGGCTTTTAAACCGAGCTGGAAAAATACCTTTTGTCATTTCGTGCCAAGGACATGAGGCTACACAAGTTGGGGCTGCATTTGCACTAGACCGTACAAAAGATTATGTTGCTCCTTATTATCGAGATTTAGGAATAGTTCTCCACTTTGGCATGACACCTAAAGAATTGATGCTATCTGCTTTTGCAAAAGCGGAAGACCCAAATTCCGGTGGACGTCAAATGCCTGGGCATTTTGGACAAAAGAAAAATCGTATTTTAACTGGTTCTTCCCCTGTTACTACACAAGTACCACATGCGGTAGGAGTAGCGCTAGCGGGAAGAATGCAGAAGAAAGATTTTATTTCATTCGTAACACTTGGCGAAGGTTCATCAAATCAAGGGGATTTTCATGAAGGAGCAAATTTTGCAGGGGTTCACAATTTACCTGTCATTATAATGGTTGAGAATAACCAATATGCCATTTCAGTACCGGTTGAGCTTCAAGTAGGTAAGGCTAAAATCTCAGATCGTGGGATTGGGTATGGTATGCCAGGTGTGAGAGTAGACGGTAAAAATCCGCTAGAGGTATACAAGGTAGTAAAAGAGGCTGCTGATCGTGCTCGTAGTGGTGAAGGACCAACTCTTATAGAAGCATTAACATATCGCTTAACTTCACATTCTTCTGATGACGATGATCGCCAATATCGAACTGAAGAAGATATTGCGGAAGGGAAAGCAAATGATCCTATAATCCATTTCCAAAATTATTTAAAAGAAATGGGTGTTGCAACAAATAAATTATTAGAAGATATCAATCAACGTGTGATGGAACAAGTTAATGAAGCAACAGATTATGCAGAGAAAGCACCATACGCTGAACCTGAACATGCTCTGAAATATGTTTACGCGGAAGGAGATGAGGCATAA
- a CDS encoding alpha-ketoacid dehydrogenase subunit beta, translating to MAVISYIDAINLAMKEEMERDARVFILGEDVGRKGGVFKATTGLFDQFGEERVLDTPLAESAIAGVAIGAAMYGMRPIAEMQFADFIMPAVNQIVSEAAKIRYRSNNDWNCPLVVRAPFGGGIHGALYHSQSVEALFAGTPGLKIVIPSTPYDAKGLLKAAIRDEDPVLFFEHKRAYRLIKGEVPEADYVLPIGKADVKRVGDDITVITYGLAVHFALQAAERLAADGIETHILDLRTVYPLDQEAIIEAASKTGKVLLITEDNKEGSVMSEVAAIIAEHCLFELDAPIRRLAGPDVPAMPYSPTMEKFFMINPEKIERAMRDLANF from the coding sequence GTGGCAGTTATCTCATATATTGATGCCATCAACTTAGCGATGAAAGAGGAGATGGAACGCGATGCGCGTGTTTTTATATTAGGAGAGGATGTTGGTCGTAAAGGTGGTGTATTTAAAGCTACTACAGGCCTATTTGACCAATTTGGCGAGGAGCGAGTTTTAGATACACCTCTTGCAGAAAGTGCGATTGCCGGGGTTGCCATTGGTGCCGCGATGTATGGAATGCGACCAATCGCGGAAATGCAGTTTGCGGATTTTATCATGCCTGCAGTCAATCAAATCGTCTCAGAAGCAGCAAAAATTCGTTACCGATCAAACAATGATTGGAATTGCCCGCTAGTCGTACGTGCTCCTTTTGGTGGAGGGATTCATGGTGCGCTTTACCACTCTCAGTCAGTTGAAGCGTTATTCGCTGGAACACCTGGGCTTAAAATTGTAATTCCCTCTACACCTTACGATGCAAAAGGATTACTTAAAGCCGCTATTCGTGACGAAGATCCTGTATTATTTTTCGAGCATAAAAGAGCTTACCGTCTGATCAAAGGTGAAGTTCCTGAAGCAGACTACGTTTTGCCAATTGGAAAAGCAGATGTAAAACGTGTAGGGGATGACATAACAGTAATTACTTATGGGTTAGCAGTCCATTTTGCATTGCAAGCTGCTGAAAGGCTTGCAGCTGATGGGATTGAAACACATATTTTAGATTTAAGAACCGTTTATCCTCTAGATCAAGAGGCAATTATAGAAGCAGCTAGTAAAACAGGTAAAGTACTTTTGATAACGGAAGATAATAAAGAGGGTAGCGTCATGAGTGAGGTTGCTGCAATTATTGCAGAGCACTGTTTATTTGAACTTGATGCTCCAATTCGTAGACTTGCGGGTCCGGATGTTCCAGCAATGCCATATTCACCTACAATGGAAAAATTCTTTATGATTAATCCTGAAAAAATAGAACGTGCAATGCGTGACCTTGCAAATTTCTAA
- a CDS encoding Glu/Leu/Phe/Val dehydrogenase, which translates to MELFKYMEKYDYEQLVFCQDKDSGLKAIIAIHDTTLGPALGGARMWTYANEDLAIEDALRLARGMTYKNAAAGLNLGGGKTVIIGDPFKDKNEAMFRALGRFIQGLNGRYITAEDVGTTVTDMDIIHEETNYVTGISPTFGSSGNPSPVTAYGVYLGMKAAAKEAFGDDSLKDRKIAIQGLGNVAYTLCEYLYKEGAKLVVTDINKKAVERVVKDFEAIAVDPNEIYQQDVDIFSPCALGAIINDETIPQLKAKVIAGSANNQLKESRHGDIIHELGIVYAPDYVINAGGVINVADELYGYNRERAMKRVETIYDSIAKIFDISKDEKIPTYLAANRLAEQRIAQVTKSRSQFLRQEKNILNGR; encoded by the coding sequence ATGGAACTGTTTAAGTATATGGAAAAATATGATTATGAACAGCTAGTTTTTTGCCAAGATAAGGACTCTGGACTAAAGGCCATTATCGCCATTCATGATACTACGCTTGGCCCCGCATTAGGGGGAGCACGTATGTGGACATATGCGAATGAAGATTTAGCAATTGAAGATGCACTTCGTCTTGCAAGAGGCATGACTTATAAAAATGCTGCTGCTGGGTTAAATCTTGGCGGCGGAAAAACAGTAATTATTGGAGATCCATTCAAAGATAAAAATGAGGCGATGTTCCGTGCGTTAGGACGCTTCATTCAAGGACTTAATGGTCGTTATATTACGGCTGAGGATGTTGGTACAACTGTTACAGATATGGATATTATTCATGAAGAAACAAATTATGTAACTGGTATTTCACCAACCTTTGGATCATCAGGGAACCCATCCCCTGTAACCGCATACGGTGTTTACTTGGGAATGAAGGCAGCTGCAAAAGAAGCTTTTGGAGACGATAGCTTAAAAGACCGCAAAATTGCAATTCAAGGATTAGGAAATGTTGCATATACTTTATGTGAGTATCTTTATAAAGAAGGTGCAAAATTAGTTGTAACAGATATTAATAAAAAAGCTGTGGAACGAGTTGTAAAAGATTTCGAAGCTATAGCTGTAGATCCAAATGAAATATATCAACAAGATGTCGATATTTTCTCACCTTGTGCCCTAGGTGCTATCATTAACGATGAAACAATTCCACAACTAAAAGCAAAAGTAATTGCTGGTTCTGCGAATAATCAATTAAAAGAATCTCGTCATGGAGATATAATACATGAATTAGGAATTGTTTATGCACCAGATTATGTCATAAATGCAGGTGGCGTGATTAATGTTGCTGACGAACTCTATGGCTATAATCGAGAACGTGCAATGAAACGTGTTGAAACAATTTATGATAGTATAGCTAAAATTTTTGATATATCGAAAGATGAAAAAATACCAACATATTTAGCTGCTAATCGTTTAGCCGAACAACGAATAGCTCAAGTTACGAAATCACGAAGTCAATTTTTACGTCAGGAGAAAAATATTTTAAACGGTCGTTAG
- the lpdA gene encoding dihydrolipoyl dehydrogenase: protein MATEYDLVILGGGTGGYVAAIRAAQLGLKTAIVESGQLGGTCLHKGCIPSKALLRSAEVFRNTKDVRRFGVEISGISLNFEEVQKRKHSIVEQLHNGVKALMKKGKIDVYYGYGRILGPSIFSPMPGTISVEMADGSENEMLIPNNVLIATGSKPRDLEGLQVDGHIILNSDHALQMDKLPKSIVIIGGGVIGIEWASMLNDFGVQVTVLEYGERILPTEDEDIAIEAEKQLIKRGIQIIKNARIQVDSLHKETNKVSIQANIKDKLEIFEAEKLLVSVGRVANSEGIGLENTEIELDSGFIKVNEVYQTKEKHIYAIGDVIGGMQLAHVASHEGISAVEHIATGQKHTMKYENIARCVYSYPEVASVGLTEKQALEQGFKIKVGRFPFKAIGKALVYGDSEGFVKMIADEETNDLLGVHMVGPHVTDMISEAALGLLLDATPWEIGSTIHPHPSLSEVMGEAALAVDGIAIHF from the coding sequence TTGGCTACTGAATATGATTTAGTCATTTTAGGTGGTGGGACAGGTGGTTACGTGGCGGCAATCCGTGCTGCTCAGCTTGGACTAAAAACTGCCATTGTTGAAAGTGGACAACTTGGTGGAACCTGCTTGCATAAAGGCTGTATCCCGAGTAAGGCATTACTTCGAAGTGCAGAAGTTTTTAGAAATACAAAAGATGTAAGGCGATTTGGTGTTGAAATAAGTGGAATTAGCTTAAATTTTGAAGAGGTCCAAAAAAGGAAACATTCCATCGTAGAACAACTACATAATGGTGTAAAAGCTTTAATGAAAAAGGGTAAGATTGATGTCTATTACGGGTATGGGCGTATTTTAGGTCCATCTATTTTTTCACCGATGCCAGGAACAATCTCTGTTGAAATGGCTGATGGATCTGAAAATGAAATGTTAATTCCTAATAATGTTTTAATTGCTACAGGTTCAAAACCTAGAGATTTAGAAGGATTACAAGTTGACGGTCATATAATTCTTAATTCTGACCATGCGCTACAAATGGACAAACTTCCTAAATCCATTGTAATTATTGGTGGTGGCGTAATAGGAATTGAGTGGGCATCAATGTTAAATGATTTTGGTGTTCAGGTAACTGTTCTAGAGTATGGTGAACGTATTTTACCAACAGAAGATGAAGATATTGCAATAGAAGCTGAAAAACAGCTAATAAAGCGCGGAATTCAAATTATTAAGAATGCTAGAATTCAAGTAGACTCACTTCATAAAGAAACAAACAAAGTTTCAATTCAAGCAAACATAAAGGATAAGTTAGAAATATTTGAAGCTGAAAAATTGCTAGTTTCGGTTGGAAGAGTTGCAAATAGTGAGGGTATAGGGCTAGAAAATACTGAGATTGAACTAGATTCAGGTTTTATTAAGGTTAATGAAGTTTACCAAACAAAAGAAAAACATATTTACGCAATAGGTGATGTTATTGGTGGTATGCAACTAGCACATGTTGCTTCACATGAAGGAATTAGTGCAGTCGAACATATTGCTACTGGGCAAAAACATACTATGAAGTATGAGAATATTGCGCGCTGTGTCTATTCATATCCCGAAGTTGCAAGTGTAGGTTTAACAGAAAAACAGGCACTAGAACAAGGATTCAAAATTAAAGTGGGTAGATTCCCATTTAAGGCTATAGGAAAGGCACTAGTTTACGGGGACTCTGAAGGATTTGTTAAAATGATAGCAGATGAAGAGACAAATGACCTTTTAGGTGTCCACATGGTAGGACCTCATGTAACAGATATGATTTCAGAAGCAGCTTTAGGGCTTTTACTTGATGCCACTCCTTGGGAAATTGGTTCAACAATCCATCCACACCCTTCTCTCTCTGAAGTGATGGGAGAAGCAGCCTTAGCTGTAGATGGAATTGCCATACACTTTTAA
- a CDS encoding DUF2627 domain-containing protein, giving the protein MARMLAFIVLLIPAIMAGAGIKFMRDTLFDKLISPFPWLWLQFVIGVIFFIVGLSFFAGFLLHRDRKNGRVASKYQKPQK; this is encoded by the coding sequence ATGGCACGTATGCTAGCGTTTATCGTTCTGCTCATTCCGGCAATTATGGCGGGTGCAGGAATTAAATTTATGAGAGATACTCTATTTGATAAATTAATTTCACCGTTTCCTTGGTTATGGCTCCAATTTGTTATAGGAGTAATCTTTTTTATTGTTGGATTAAGCTTTTTTGCAGGATTCTTATTGCATAGAGATCGAAAAAATGGACGAGTTGCTTCGAAATATCAAAAGCCACAAAAATGA
- the scpA gene encoding methylmalonyl-CoA mutase has translation MSKPNFQSVDIAKVLVEENLTSNRSFMTNEGIEVQEVYTEKDLKEVKHLNDVAGIAPNTRGPYPTMYVARPWTVRQYAGFSTAEESNAFYRRNLAMGQKGLSVAFDLATHRGYDSDHPRVKGDVGKAGVAIDSIEDMKILFDGIPLDQMSVSMTMNGAVLPIMAFYIVAAEEQGVTPEQLAGTIQNDILKEYMVRNTYIYPPEMSMKIIADIFEYTSKFMPKFNSISISGYHIQEAGATNDIELAYTLADGLEYVRTGLKAGIDIDSFAPRLSFFWAIGMNYYMEVAKMRAARRIWAQMMSTFNPKNPKSLALRTHSQTSGWSLTEQDPFNNVTRTLIEANAAAMGHTQSLHTNALDEAIALPTDFSARIARNTQLFLQEETGMTKVIDPWGGAYYVEKLTAELTEKAWELIEEIEQLGGMAKAIETGLPKMKVEEAAAKRQAKIDSKTETIIGVNKYLLDEEEPIDILNIDNTIVRQKQIERLEKMKAERNEEEVQKHLARLTKAAETGEENLLAVAVDAARARASLGEISDAIEKVSGRHKAIIRSISGVYSSNFSDDELISEVKQMTEEFLENEGRRPRILVSKMGQDGHDRGAKVIATGYADLGFDVDISPLFMTPEEAAQMAVENDVHCVGVSSLAAGHKTLVPELVEELKKLGREDIIVIVGGVIPAQDYEFLYESGAVAIFGPGTVIPISAMKIIEEIYKRLGYEEVSE, from the coding sequence ATGAGCAAACCTAATTTTCAATCCGTAGACATAGCAAAAGTGTTAGTAGAAGAGAATTTAACATCAAATCGTTCATTTATGACAAATGAAGGAATTGAAGTTCAAGAAGTTTATACAGAAAAAGACCTTAAAGAAGTGAAACATTTAAACGATGTAGCCGGAATAGCACCAAATACTCGTGGACCTTATCCAACAATGTATGTTGCCCGTCCATGGACAGTTCGTCAATATGCTGGTTTCTCGACTGCTGAAGAATCAAATGCATTCTATCGCAGAAATCTAGCAATGGGGCAAAAAGGTTTATCTGTTGCCTTTGACTTAGCTACACACCGTGGATACGACTCTGATCACCCTCGAGTAAAAGGGGATGTCGGGAAAGCTGGAGTTGCCATTGATTCCATTGAAGATATGAAAATACTATTTGATGGTATTCCATTAGATCAAATGTCTGTTTCGATGACAATGAATGGTGCAGTGCTTCCAATTATGGCTTTTTATATCGTTGCTGCTGAAGAACAAGGAGTAACTCCTGAACAATTAGCTGGTACAATACAAAATGACATATTAAAAGAATACATGGTGCGTAATACTTACATTTATCCACCAGAAATGTCGATGAAAATTATTGCAGATATCTTTGAATATACAAGTAAATTCATGCCGAAATTTAATTCAATTTCTATTTCTGGTTACCATATTCAAGAAGCGGGTGCTACAAATGATATCGAGCTTGCATACACGCTTGCAGATGGACTTGAATATGTTCGTACAGGATTAAAAGCGGGAATTGATATTGATTCATTTGCACCACGTTTATCATTCTTCTGGGCAATTGGAATGAACTATTATATGGAAGTTGCAAAAATGCGTGCAGCTCGTCGAATTTGGGCTCAAATGATGAGTACTTTCAATCCAAAAAATCCGAAGAGTCTTGCGCTACGTACGCACTCACAAACATCTGGGTGGTCTTTAACAGAACAAGATCCATTTAATAATGTGACTCGTACTTTAATTGAAGCAAATGCAGCTGCAATGGGACATACCCAATCTCTTCATACAAATGCTTTAGATGAGGCAATCGCGCTACCAACTGATTTCTCAGCGCGTATTGCACGTAATACCCAATTATTCTTACAAGAAGAAACAGGAATGACTAAAGTGATCGATCCATGGGGCGGAGCATATTACGTGGAAAAATTAACTGCTGAATTGACAGAAAAAGCATGGGAATTAATCGAAGAAATTGAACAGCTTGGTGGTATGGCTAAAGCGATTGAAACAGGCTTACCAAAAATGAAAGTAGAAGAAGCAGCAGCGAAGCGCCAAGCGAAAATTGATTCTAAAACAGAAACAATCATTGGGGTTAATAAATATTTACTAGATGAAGAAGAGCCAATTGATATTCTAAATATTGATAATACAATTGTTCGTCAAAAACAAATTGAAAGACTTGAAAAGATGAAAGCGGAACGTAATGAAGAGGAAGTACAAAAACATCTAGCTCGTTTAACAAAAGCAGCAGAAACAGGAGAGGAAAACTTATTAGCTGTTGCTGTAGACGCAGCTCGCGCACGCGCTTCATTAGGTGAAATATCAGACGCTATAGAAAAAGTATCAGGTCGCCATAAAGCAATTATCCGTTCAATTTCTGGTGTGTATTCTTCGAATTTCTCGGATGATGAATTAATTTCAGAAGTAAAACAAATGACAGAGGAATTTTTAGAAAATGAAGGTCGTCGCCCACGTATTTTAGTTTCAAAAATGGGGCAAGACGGCCATGACCGTGGAGCAAAAGTTATTGCTACAGGCTATGCGGATTTAGGCTTTGACGTGGATATTTCACCATTATTTATGACGCCAGAGGAAGCAGCACAAATGGCAGTAGAAAATGATGTTCACTGTGTTGGAGTATCTTCACTTGCAGCTGGTCATAAAACGTTAGTGCCTGAGTTAGTGGAAGAACTTAAAAAGCTTGGCCGCGAAGACATTATTGTTATTGTTGGTGGCGTAATTCCTGCTCAAGATTACGAATTTTTATATGAATCTGGTGCTGTTGCTATTTTCGGACCAGGTACCGTGATTCCAATTTCAGCAATGAAAATTATCGAAGAAATATATAAACGTTTAGGCTACGAGGAAGTGTCTGAATGA